A part of Paenibacillus sp. sptzw28 genomic DNA contains:
- a CDS encoding bifunctional 5,10-methylenetetrahydrofolate dehydrogenase/5,10-methenyltetrahydrofolate cyclohydrolase — translation MSMLLTAKPLADQSCSVIKNRVREWQLAGTNPSLAVLMVQGDPASAAYAQAKRRFADKLGIRMELLEFGREVTETRLLGEIRRLNEASDIHGIMLELPLPEGIRAETLCEAIDPLKDVDGITPANKLACLTGGPGLLPATPQSCIRLLRENGFGLQGKHVVLVGRGETVGRPLMNMLLRENATITVCHSHTPDLAVHIKHADIVIAAAGRPGLITPEMVHPQLVVIDAGINEKADGSGIVGDAAHETGRYVHAISPVPGGVGTLTTAILFENVLRAVDLLHSTGRLKQ, via the coding sequence ATGTCTATGCTGTTAACGGCAAAACCGCTTGCCGACCAGTCGTGCAGCGTCATTAAGAATCGCGTACGGGAGTGGCAGCTTGCCGGAACGAATCCTTCGCTTGCTGTGCTTATGGTCCAGGGAGACCCGGCATCGGCCGCATACGCTCAGGCGAAGCGGCGGTTTGCCGACAAGCTTGGAATTCGCATGGAGCTGCTGGAGTTTGGCCGCGAAGTGACGGAAACCAGGCTCTTGGGGGAAATCAGGCGTCTGAATGAAGCATCCGACATTCACGGGATCATGCTCGAACTGCCCCTGCCTGAAGGAATCAGAGCGGAGACGCTATGCGAGGCGATCGATCCGCTCAAAGATGTCGACGGTATCACTCCTGCAAACAAGCTTGCCTGTTTGACCGGTGGCCCGGGCCTGCTCCCGGCGACTCCACAGTCATGCATCAGGCTGCTTCGCGAAAACGGCTTCGGGCTCCAAGGCAAGCATGTTGTTCTGGTCGGAAGGGGAGAGACCGTGGGCCGTCCGCTCATGAATATGCTGCTGCGTGAAAATGCAACCATAACGGTATGCCACTCGCACACGCCCGACCTCGCTGTCCACATCAAACATGCCGATATCGTCATTGCAGCGGCAGGCCGTCCCGGCCTCATCACACCTGAAATGGTTCACCCGCAGCTTGTGGTCATTGATGCCGGTATAAATGAGAAAGCGGACGGAAGCGGAATAGTAGGCGACGCGGCGCATGAAACCGGCCGGTATGTCCATGCGATATCGCCTGTTCCCGGCGGCGTAGGCACGTTAACGACTGCGATCTTGTTTGAAAATGTTCTTCGGGCGGTTGATTTGCTCCACAGTACGGGGAGGCTGAAGCAATGA
- a CDS encoding cyclodeaminase/cyclohydrolase family protein gives MNGSWNSSIRLFLDEAASASPTPGGGSVAALAAALGASMGSMVSTLTTGKRHEAVREQMAATAEEMSEAMRQCETLMNRDIESFNNYMSALALPKASSAERDARSRAIGQAAVRAAEVPLSLMKLIHRLLIVLDESVHEVNRNVISDWGIAALMLDAAAQSAWLTVEINVASINDVEAAGRFQEQGSQLSDEIAQLKQTVMRNVRARL, from the coding sequence ATGAACGGGTCATGGAATAGCTCCATACGTTTGTTTCTGGATGAAGCGGCTTCGGCTTCGCCAACGCCGGGCGGCGGAAGCGTGGCAGCGCTGGCTGCAGCCCTTGGCGCATCGATGGGATCGATGGTTTCAACGCTGACAACAGGTAAGCGGCATGAAGCCGTTCGAGAACAGATGGCGGCAACGGCTGAAGAAATGTCGGAAGCGATGCGCCAATGCGAGACTTTGATGAACCGGGATATAGAATCCTTTAATAATTATATGAGCGCACTTGCGCTGCCCAAAGCTTCGTCCGCTGAACGGGATGCTCGCAGCCGGGCAATTGGCCAGGCTGCCGTGAGAGCCGCTGAAGTGCCGCTGTCTTTAATGAAATTAATCCATCGTCTGCTCATTGTATTAGACGAATCGGTGCATGAGGTGAACCGGAACGTTATCTCGGATTGGGGAATCGCCGCACTAATGCTGGATGCGGCAGCCCAATCCGCCTGGCTCACTGTGGAGATTAATGTCGCTTCCATCAATGATGTAGAAGCTGCCGGCCGATTTCAAGAGCAAGGGTCTCAATTGTCGGATGAGATCGCCCAGCTGAAACAAACGGTTATGCGTAATGTAAGAGCACGGTTGTAA
- the coxB gene encoding cytochrome c oxidase subunit II, which produces MMNRWHVLKRLMPLLAGMVLLLSACGRADLSTLRPQGPVAEEQFGLMKLTIAIMVLVVVVVFAIAFYVIIRFRRRPGDKIPVQVEGNHKLEIIWTVIPIILLVILGVPTIKSVFGLAQDYTKDPNAIQVKVTAHQYWWEFEYPKYGVKTAQELLIPNDAVISIEAKTADVLHSFWIPSLAGKTDANPGGNVNTMFFKAPKTGVYLGKCAELCGPSHALMDFKVKVVDRASFERWVTAMKEPVALPENQEIADVLTKQCLSCHAIGANGGQLYPSLTGIGSRDSIAGILVNSDDPKYKYEGPIEQNLVTWIKDPQRVKPGTLMPKVDLTEQQIEAIAKYLAGLKLNY; this is translated from the coding sequence ATGATGAATCGGTGGCACGTTCTAAAACGGCTTATGCCGCTTCTTGCCGGAATGGTGTTGCTGCTGTCAGCATGTGGACGAGCTGACCTGTCGACACTTAGACCGCAAGGGCCGGTTGCCGAAGAACAGTTCGGACTAATGAAGCTCACTATCGCGATCATGGTGCTGGTCGTTGTAGTCGTTTTTGCAATTGCTTTCTATGTAATTATTCGTTTCCGCCGCCGCCCAGGCGACAAAATTCCCGTGCAAGTAGAAGGGAACCACAAGCTCGAGATTATCTGGACGGTCATTCCAATTATTCTTCTTGTAATCCTCGGTGTTCCGACTATCAAATCGGTGTTCGGGCTTGCCCAAGATTACACCAAGGATCCCAATGCGATTCAGGTCAAAGTAACCGCTCACCAGTACTGGTGGGAATTTGAATATCCCAAATACGGTGTGAAAACAGCCCAGGAGCTGCTCATACCTAATGATGCCGTCATCTCTATTGAAGCGAAAACGGCGGATGTGCTCCACTCGTTCTGGATTCCGTCGCTTGCGGGTAAAACGGACGCCAACCCGGGCGGAAACGTCAATACAATGTTCTTTAAAGCTCCGAAAACAGGTGTGTATCTGGGTAAATGCGCGGAGCTGTGCGGCCCTTCTCACGCGCTTATGGATTTTAAGGTTAAAGTAGTTGACCGCGCATCGTTTGAACGCTGGGTGACAGCAATGAAAGAACCGGTTGCGCTGCCGGAAAATCAGGAAATCGCGGACGTATTGACTAAGCAGTGCTTGTCCTGCCATGCGATCGGTGCAAACGGCGGACAGCTGTATCCTAGCCTTACCGGTATTGGAAGCCGTGATTCGATAGCCGGCATTTTGGTCAACAGCGACGATCCTAAATATAAGTATGAAGGCCCGATCGAGCAAAACCTTGTCACATGGATAAAGGATCCGCAAAGGGTGAAGCCAGGCACGTTGATGCCGAAGGTCGATCTGACTGAACAACAAATTGAAGCCATTGCGAAGTATTTGGCGGGCTTGAAGCTTAATTATTAA
- the ctaD gene encoding cytochrome c oxidase subunit I, with the protein MDWLTTVDHKKIGILYLMAGGFFFLVGGLEAILIRIQLWQPQNDFVSADTYNELLTMHGTTMIFLAAMPMLFALMNAVVPLQIGARDVAFPFVNALGFWTFFAGGVLLNVSWFTGGAPDAGWTSYVPLASPIYNADHGVDYYVMGLQIAGIGTLVGGINFLATIINMRAPGMSFMRMPMFTWTAFITSALILFAFPALTVGLVALMFDRLFHANFFEVSNGGNAVLWEHIFWIFGHPEVYILILPAFGVISEVISTFSRKRLFGYSSMVFATVLIGFLGFMVWAHHMFTTGLGPVANALFSIATMLIAVPTGIKIFNWLFTMWGGSIRFTTANLFAVGFIPTFVMGGVTGVMLAAAPADYQYHDTYFVVAHFHYVIVGGLILGIFSGLYYWWPKMFGRMLNETLGKWTFWTFFIGFHLTFFLQHFLGLMGMPRRVWTYLDGMGFNNLNMISTVGAFLMGFGTIFFLINIVVTSAKPRTATNDPWEDGRTLEWTIPSPPPEYNFAQTPLVRGYDPFWKEKMEGKKTMTPAEPLGSIHMPSPSILPLIMSIGLFIAGLAFMYHHTLFGILGLVITFGCMFLRSVIDDHGFHIEPEELHDKGVKA; encoded by the coding sequence ATGGATTGGCTTACGACCGTTGACCATAAGAAAATTGGCATACTGTATTTGATGGCCGGGGGCTTCTTCTTCCTCGTCGGAGGTCTGGAAGCGATCCTTATCCGGATTCAACTATGGCAGCCCCAGAATGATTTCGTCAGCGCGGACACATATAACGAGCTGCTGACGATGCACGGAACTACAATGATCTTCCTTGCGGCTATGCCGATGCTGTTCGCGCTTATGAATGCGGTCGTTCCGCTTCAGATCGGAGCGCGCGACGTCGCGTTCCCGTTTGTGAACGCGCTCGGCTTCTGGACATTCTTTGCCGGCGGCGTTCTGCTGAATGTCAGCTGGTTTACGGGCGGCGCTCCGGACGCAGGCTGGACATCGTACGTTCCGCTTGCAAGTCCGATTTACAATGCCGACCATGGGGTCGACTACTATGTCATGGGCCTGCAAATAGCCGGTATCGGTACGCTGGTCGGTGGGATTAACTTCCTGGCGACAATTATCAATATGCGTGCTCCGGGCATGAGCTTCATGCGTATGCCGATGTTCACCTGGACCGCTTTCATTACTTCGGCGCTTATTCTGTTCGCTTTCCCTGCGCTGACCGTCGGTTTGGTGGCACTTATGTTCGACCGGTTGTTCCATGCCAACTTCTTTGAAGTATCGAATGGCGGTAACGCTGTTCTTTGGGAGCATATCTTCTGGATCTTCGGACATCCTGAAGTATATATTCTGATTTTGCCGGCTTTCGGCGTCATTTCGGAAGTAATCAGTACGTTCTCGCGTAAACGCCTGTTCGGTTACAGCTCGATGGTTTTCGCAACCGTGCTGATCGGTTTCCTCGGTTTCATGGTTTGGGCGCATCACATGTTTACGACCGGCCTCGGTCCGGTTGCAAACGCATTGTTCTCTATTGCGACAATGCTGATCGCGGTTCCGACCGGCATTAAGATCTTCAACTGGTTGTTCACAATGTGGGGCGGTTCAATCCGTTTCACTACGGCAAACCTGTTCGCGGTCGGCTTTATTCCGACCTTCGTTATGGGGGGCGTAACCGGGGTAATGCTTGCAGCGGCGCCTGCCGATTACCAGTATCATGATACCTACTTCGTAGTCGCTCACTTTCACTACGTTATCGTTGGCGGTCTGATTCTGGGCATTTTCTCCGGACTGTACTATTGGTGGCCAAAGATGTTCGGCCGTATGCTGAACGAAACGCTTGGCAAATGGACATTCTGGACCTTCTTCATAGGCTTCCACCTTACGTTCTTCCTGCAGCATTTCCTAGGTCTGATGGGGATGCCTCGTCGGGTATGGACCTATCTGGACGGCATGGGCTTCAATAACCTGAATATGATCAGTACAGTAGGCGCTTTCTTAATGGGCTTCGGTACGATCTTCTTCCTTATCAATATTGTGGTAACATCGGCCAAGCCGCGCACCGCAACGAACGATCCTTGGGAAGACGGACGTACGCTGGAGTGGACGATCCCGTCCCCGCCGCCGGAATACAACTTTGCGCAGACACCGCTTGTTCGCGGCTATGATCCTTTCTGGAAAGAAAAAATGGAAGGCAAGAAGACGATGACGCCGGCTGAACCGCTCGGTTCGATCCATATGCCGTCTCCTTCGATTCTGCCGCTCATTATGTCGATAGGCTTATTCATTGCAGGACTTGCTTTCATGTATCATCACACGTTGTTTGGAATTCTGGGTCTTGTCATCACCTTCGGATGCATGTTCCTCCGTTCGGTAATTGACGATCACGGCTTTCATATCGAACCTGAAGAACTGCACGACAAGGGGGTAAAAGCATGA
- a CDS encoding cytochrome (ubi)quinol oxidase subunit III has translation MSAHSHVDGKLPHEPEKATLEGRNKVLGFWLFLGGETVLFGTLFSMFLALRHQVGDGNPTPQELFQLPMIAGATFILLASSLTSVFAIQAMHANQVKSMINWLVITVILGLGFLGLEIYEFNHYVHEGHKLSTSAFSSSFYTLVGFHGAHVAFGVIWISLLIAQIAKKGLTVVTAPKIYVAGMYWHFIDVVWVFIFTVVYLMGKVG, from the coding sequence ATGAGCGCACACTCGCATGTAGACGGCAAGCTGCCGCACGAGCCGGAGAAGGCAACTCTCGAAGGCCGCAATAAGGTGCTCGGCTTCTGGCTATTCCTTGGCGGTGAGACGGTCTTGTTCGGTACGTTGTTCTCAATGTTTCTGGCGCTGCGTCATCAAGTCGGCGACGGAAATCCGACCCCTCAGGAACTGTTTCAGCTTCCAATGATTGCAGGGGCAACGTTCATACTGTTGGCTTCGAGCTTGACCAGCGTATTTGCCATCCAGGCGATGCATGCTAATCAAGTGAAATCGATGATCAACTGGCTCGTGATAACGGTAATTTTGGGACTTGGTTTCCTTGGTCTTGAAATTTATGAATTCAACCACTACGTGCACGAAGGCCATAAGTTATCAACCAGCGCTTTCAGCTCATCGTTCTATACGCTGGTCGGCTTCCACGGCGCTCACGTCGCATTCGGTGTGATCTGGATTTCACTGCTGATCGCTCAAATTGCGAAAAAAGGGCTTACCGTTGTAACTGCGCCGAAAATATATGTTGCCGGTATGTACTGGCACTTTATCGACGTCGTGTGGGTATTCATCTTCACCGTCGTTTACCTGATGGGAAAGGTGGGTTAA
- a CDS encoding cytochrome C oxidase subunit IV family protein has protein sequence MSTQHSAAEEHGKRHKQEGPRKHIIAFIFSILLTVIAFAAVSAGEINQSFVYIILVLMAVLQVFIQMSFWMHMKDRGHIFPIMGILMGVFVVFTLVVMAEYWAWWG, from the coding sequence ATGTCAACTCAACATTCTGCCGCTGAAGAGCATGGCAAACGCCATAAGCAAGAAGGCCCGCGGAAGCACATTATTGCATTTATTTTCTCGATCCTGTTAACGGTTATTGCCTTCGCGGCGGTATCGGCAGGGGAAATCAATCAATCGTTTGTGTATATTATCCTCGTTCTTATGGCGGTACTGCAGGTATTCATTCAGATGTCGTTCTGGATGCATATGAAAGACCGCGGACATATCTTCCCAATTATGGGGATTCTTATGGGCGTATTCGTAGTTTTCACGCTGGTAGTCATGGCCGAGTATTGGGCTTGGTGGGGCTAA